Proteins co-encoded in one Callospermophilus lateralis isolate mCalLat2 chromosome 2, mCalLat2.hap1, whole genome shotgun sequence genomic window:
- the Ppme1 gene encoding protein phosphatase methylesterase 1, producing the protein MSALEKSMHLGRLPPRPPLPGSGGSQSGAKMRMGPGRKRDFSPVPWSQYFESMEDVEVENETGKDTFRVYKSGSEGPVLLLLHGGGHSALSWAVFTAAIISRVQCRIVALDLRSHGETKVKNSEDLSAETMAKDVGNVVEAMYGDLPPPIMLIGHSMGGAIAVHTASANLVPSLLGLCMIDVVEGTAMDALNSMQNFLRGRPKTFKSLENAIEWSVKSGQIRNLESARVSMVGQVKQCEGITSPEGSKSIVEGIIEEEEEDEEGSESVNKRKKEDDMETKKDHPYTWRIELAKTEKYWDGWFRGLSNLFLSCPIPKLLLLAGVDRLDKDLTIGQMQGKFQMQVLPQCGHAVHEDAPDKVAEAVATFLIRHRFAEPIGGFQCVFPGC; encoded by the exons cccTGGAAGAAAGCGGGACTTTTCCCCTGTTCCTTGGAGTCAGTACTTTGAGTCCATGGAAGATGTGGAAGTAGAAAATGAAACTGGCAAGGATA CTTTTCGAGTTTACAAGAGTGGTTCAGAGGGTCCAGTCCTGCTCCTTCTGCACGGAGGAGGCCATTCTGCCCTTTCCTGGGCTGTGTTCACG GCAGCGATCATTAGTAGAGTTCAGTGTAGGATTGTGGCTTTGGATCTGCGAAGTCATG gtGAAACAAAAGTCAAGAATTCTGAAGACTTGTCAGCAGAAACAATGGCTAA GGATGTTGGCAATGTGGTTGAAGCCATGTACGGGGACCTCCCTCCTCCAATTATGCTAATTGGACATAGCATGGGTGGTGCTATTGCAGTGCACACAGCATCAGCTAACCTGGTGCCAAGCCTCCTGGGTCTTTGCATGATTGATGTTGTGGAAG GTACAGCCATGGATGCACTTAATAGCATGCAGAATTTCTTACGTGGTCGTCCTAAAACCTTCAAGTCTTTGGAGAATGCTATTGAATGGAG TGTGAAGAGTGGCCAAATTCGAAATCTGGAGTCTGCTCGTGTCTCCATGGTTGGCCAAGTCAAACA gtgTGAAGGAATTACTAGTCCAGAAGGCTCAAAATCTATAGTGGAAGGAAttatagaagaagaagaagaagacgaaGAAGGAAGTGAGTCAGTAAACAAGAGGAAAAAGGAAGATGACATGGAG ACCAAGAAAGACCATCCATATACCTGGAGAATTGAACTggcaaaaacagaaaaatactgGGATGGCTGGTTTCGAGGCTTATCCAATCTCTTCCTTAGTTGTCCTATTCCTAAATTGCTGCTCTTGGCTG GTGTTGATAGGTTGGATAAAGATCTGACCATTGGCCAAATGCAGG GGAAGTTCCAGATGCAGGTTCTACCCCAGTGTGGCCACGCAGTCCATGAGGATGCACCCGACAAG gtAGCTGAAGCTGTTGCTACTTTCCTGATCCGGCACAGGTTTGCAGAGCCCATTGGTGGATTCCAGTG TGTGTTTCCTGGCTGTTAG